The Zingiber officinale cultivar Zhangliang chromosome 10A, Zo_v1.1, whole genome shotgun sequence genome contains a region encoding:
- the LOC122028080 gene encoding auxin response factor 17-like isoform X2, translated as MRLSSSNLVDQPLEGSRCLNSELWHACAGPLVSLPAVGSRVVYFPQGHSEQVAASTNKEIDSHIPNYPNLPPQLICQLHNVTMHADVETDEVYAQMTLQPLSSQEQKDPYLPTELGAPNKQPTNYFCKTLTASDTSTHGGFSVPRRAAEKVFPPLDFSLQPPAQELVARDLHGNEWKFRHIFRGQPKRHLLTTGWSVFVSAKRLVAGDSVLFIWNDNNQLLLGIRRANRPQTIMPSSVLSSDSMHIGLLAAAAHAAATNSRFTIFYNPRASPSEFVIPLAKYVKAAYHTRVSVGMRFRMLFETEESSVRRYMGTITGINDLDPVRWPNSHWRSVKVGWDESTAGEKQPRVSLWEIEPLTTFPMYPSSFPLRFKRPWPTGLPFFPGGRDDDININSPLMWLRGDVGSPTFQSLNFQGIGVSPWIQPRFDTSFLGLQPEIYQALATGALQDMQTLDHTKQVSPAMIQFQQPQNTTSRPNSLLQPSQILQHLQPQTQQSYLQSIQGSQLQTQTQSQLLQHPFQQGNSFAEQQEQQQVPQQQHNQNLQLQATHSQQIQQSKVLSGYHHLPNLAENVPKHSSSSQSPSTTLPMVSPSSKLKDFPVSNCNSVSAPAASPLHNILHQFTREETSQLSLPRYAQVVNSSPWSSKRVAVESILPLGAQSVLSQTEQLGAMQPTASLQCVTLPPFPGRECSMNEVGNMDNQNPHLLGVSVNSSLLEPNGISSLSNGENETDSMSMSYSACNLLSSSGNDFAFNQAMGTSNVLDQSGFLRTTDNMDQTNTQSGTFVKVSKSGSFGRSLDITRFSSYHELRSELGHLFGLGGQLEDPSRSGWQLVYFDKENDILLVGDDPWQEFVNNVSCIKILSPEEVQHMGKQGVDLVNPARVDLVNSAPMTRHQSNNCDGYFSRQDARNIGARITTVGAFKY; from the exons ATGAGGTTATCATCTTCAAATCTTGTTGATCAACCACTAGAAG GATCAAGATGTCTGAATTCAGAGTTATGGCATGCATGTGCTGGACCTCTAGTATCATTACCAGCTGTGGGAAGTCGAGTGGTATACTTCCCACAAGGCCACAGTGAACAG GTAGCTGCATCAACCAACAAGGAAATTGATTCTCATATCCCCAACTATCCTAACTTACCTCCTCAGTTGATCTGTCAGTTGCATAATGTTACTATGCAT GCAGATGTGGAAACTGATGAAGTTTATGCTCAGATGACACTACAACCATTGAGCTCG CAAGAGCAAAAAGATCCATATCTCCCTACAGAATTGGGTGCCCCCAACAAACAACCGACCAATTATTTCTGCAAGACATTGACTGCAAGTGACACCAGTACACATGGTGGATTTTCTGTACCTCGTCGAGCAGCAGAGAAAGTATTTCCTCCACTG GATTTTTCACTGCAACCTCCTGCTCAAGAATTGGTTGCTAGGGATCTTCATGGAAATGAATGGAAATTTCGTCACATTTTTCGCG GTCAGCCAAAGAGACATCTTCTTACCACAGGATGGAGTGTATTTGTGAGTGCAAAAAGACTTGTTGCTGGAGATTCTGTTCTTTTTATCTG GAACGATAACAATCAGTTGCTTTTGGGCATTCGGCGTGCTAATCGACCTCAGACAATTATGCCTTCATCTGTACTATCTAGTGATAGCATGCACATTGGCCTTCTTGCTGCAGCTGCTCATGCTGCTGCTACAAATAGCCGATTCACCATATTCTATAACCCAAG GGCAAGCCCTTCGGAATTTGTTATTCCATTAGCTAAGTATGTTAAAGCAGCCTATCACACCCGTGTTTCTGTGGGTATGCGTTTCCGGATGCTGTTTGAAACTGAAGAGTCCAGTGTTCGACG ATACATGGGCACAATTACAGGTATCAATGATCTTGACCCAGTCCGATGGCCAAACTCACATTGGCGGTCTGTTAAG GTTGGTTGGGATGAATCCACAGCTGGAGAAAAGCAGCCTAGAGTATCACTTTGGGAGATTGAACCTCTAACAACGTTTCCTATGTATCCATCTTCATTTCCTCTTCGGTTTAAGCGTCCATGGCCCACTGGACTAcccttcttccctg GAGGAAGAGATGATGATATCAATATAAATTCACCTCTGATGTGGCTTAGAGGAGATGTTGGAAGCCCTACATTTCAGTCACTGAATTTCCAGGGTATTGGTGTTTCACCTTGGATTCAACCTAGATTTGATACTTCATTTCTTGGTCTACAACCTGAGATCTACCAGGCCTTGGCTACTGGTGCCCTTCAAGACATGCAGACCTTGGATCATACAAAGCAGGTATCTCCAGCCATGATTCAATTCCAGCAACCTCAGAATACAACTAGCAGACCCAATTCCCTATTACAACCAAGTCAGATCCTACAGCATCTGCAACCTCAAACTCAGCAATCATATCTTCAAAGCATTCAAGGAAGTCAACTGCAAACTCAGACTCAATCTCAGCTTCTTCAGCATCCTTTTCAACAGGGCAATTCATTTGCTGAGCAACAAGAGCAGCAACAAGTTCCACAGCAACAGCATAATCAGAATCTGCAATTGCAGGCAACACATAGTCAACAAATTCAGCAATCAAAGGTTTTGTCTGGCTATCACCACCTTCCTAATTTAGCAGAAAATGTTCCTAAGCATAGCTCTAGTTCTCAATCACCATCAACCACACTGCCCATGGTTTCCCCATCTTCCAAGCTGAAGGATTTCCCTGTTTCTAATTGTAACTCTGTTTCTGCACCTGCTGCTTCTCCCTTGCATAATATTCTACACCAATTTACAAGAGAAGAAACATCGCAGCTTAGTTTGCCAAGGTATGCTCAAGTAGTTAATTCCAGTCCATGGTCATCAAAGAGAGTTGCAGTTGAATCTATACTCCCTTTAGGAGCTCAAAGTGTGCTCTCACAGACAGAACAATTAGGTGCAATGCAACCTACTGCATCCTTACAGTGTGTAACATTACCACCATTTCCAGGGAGAGAGTGCTCAATGAATGAAGTTGGTAACATGGACAACCAAAACCCGCACTTGCTTGGTGTCAGTGTCAACTCGTCGCTATTGGAACCTAATGGCATTTCAAGCCTCAGCAATGGTGAGAATGAGACTGATTCAATGAGCATGTCTTACTCTGCATGCAATTTATTGAGTTCCTCTGGAAATGATTTCGCTTTCAATCAAGCAATGGGCACTTCAAATGTCCTAGATCAATCTGGATTTTTGAGGACTACTGATAACATGGATCAAACAAATACTCAGAGTGGAACATTTGTTAAG GTTTCAAAATCAGGGTCATTTGGGAGGTCGTTGGATATTACCAGGTTTAGCAGCTACCATGAGTTGCGAAGTGAGCTTGGGCATCTGTTTGGCTTAGGTGGTCAATTGGAGGACCCTTCGAGATCAGGCTGGCAGCTTGTATATTTTGACAAGGAGAATGATATTCTTCTTGTTGGTGATGATCCTTGGCA GGAATTTGTTAACAATGTGTCATGCATAAAGATCCTTTCACCTGAAGAAGTGCAACACATGGGCAAACAAGGCGTAGATCTGGTGAATCCAGCTCGTGTAGATCTGGTGAATTCAGCTCCCATGACTAGGCATCAAAGCAACAACTGTGATGGCTATTTCAGTCGGCAGGATGCAAGAAACATCGGCGCCAGGATCACAACAGTGGGGGCCTTCAAATACTGA
- the LOC122028080 gene encoding auxin response factor 17-like isoform X1, which produces MRLSSSNLVDQPLEEGSRCLNSELWHACAGPLVSLPAVGSRVVYFPQGHSEQVAASTNKEIDSHIPNYPNLPPQLICQLHNVTMHADVETDEVYAQMTLQPLSSQEQKDPYLPTELGAPNKQPTNYFCKTLTASDTSTHGGFSVPRRAAEKVFPPLDFSLQPPAQELVARDLHGNEWKFRHIFRGQPKRHLLTTGWSVFVSAKRLVAGDSVLFIWNDNNQLLLGIRRANRPQTIMPSSVLSSDSMHIGLLAAAAHAAATNSRFTIFYNPRASPSEFVIPLAKYVKAAYHTRVSVGMRFRMLFETEESSVRRYMGTITGINDLDPVRWPNSHWRSVKVGWDESTAGEKQPRVSLWEIEPLTTFPMYPSSFPLRFKRPWPTGLPFFPGGRDDDININSPLMWLRGDVGSPTFQSLNFQGIGVSPWIQPRFDTSFLGLQPEIYQALATGALQDMQTLDHTKQVSPAMIQFQQPQNTTSRPNSLLQPSQILQHLQPQTQQSYLQSIQGSQLQTQTQSQLLQHPFQQGNSFAEQQEQQQVPQQQHNQNLQLQATHSQQIQQSKVLSGYHHLPNLAENVPKHSSSSQSPSTTLPMVSPSSKLKDFPVSNCNSVSAPAASPLHNILHQFTREETSQLSLPRYAQVVNSSPWSSKRVAVESILPLGAQSVLSQTEQLGAMQPTASLQCVTLPPFPGRECSMNEVGNMDNQNPHLLGVSVNSSLLEPNGISSLSNGENETDSMSMSYSACNLLSSSGNDFAFNQAMGTSNVLDQSGFLRTTDNMDQTNTQSGTFVKVSKSGSFGRSLDITRFSSYHELRSELGHLFGLGGQLEDPSRSGWQLVYFDKENDILLVGDDPWQEFVNNVSCIKILSPEEVQHMGKQGVDLVNPARVDLVNSAPMTRHQSNNCDGYFSRQDARNIGARITTVGAFKY; this is translated from the exons ATGAGGTTATCATCTTCAAATCTTGTTGATCAACCACTAGAAG AAGGATCAAGATGTCTGAATTCAGAGTTATGGCATGCATGTGCTGGACCTCTAGTATCATTACCAGCTGTGGGAAGTCGAGTGGTATACTTCCCACAAGGCCACAGTGAACAG GTAGCTGCATCAACCAACAAGGAAATTGATTCTCATATCCCCAACTATCCTAACTTACCTCCTCAGTTGATCTGTCAGTTGCATAATGTTACTATGCAT GCAGATGTGGAAACTGATGAAGTTTATGCTCAGATGACACTACAACCATTGAGCTCG CAAGAGCAAAAAGATCCATATCTCCCTACAGAATTGGGTGCCCCCAACAAACAACCGACCAATTATTTCTGCAAGACATTGACTGCAAGTGACACCAGTACACATGGTGGATTTTCTGTACCTCGTCGAGCAGCAGAGAAAGTATTTCCTCCACTG GATTTTTCACTGCAACCTCCTGCTCAAGAATTGGTTGCTAGGGATCTTCATGGAAATGAATGGAAATTTCGTCACATTTTTCGCG GTCAGCCAAAGAGACATCTTCTTACCACAGGATGGAGTGTATTTGTGAGTGCAAAAAGACTTGTTGCTGGAGATTCTGTTCTTTTTATCTG GAACGATAACAATCAGTTGCTTTTGGGCATTCGGCGTGCTAATCGACCTCAGACAATTATGCCTTCATCTGTACTATCTAGTGATAGCATGCACATTGGCCTTCTTGCTGCAGCTGCTCATGCTGCTGCTACAAATAGCCGATTCACCATATTCTATAACCCAAG GGCAAGCCCTTCGGAATTTGTTATTCCATTAGCTAAGTATGTTAAAGCAGCCTATCACACCCGTGTTTCTGTGGGTATGCGTTTCCGGATGCTGTTTGAAACTGAAGAGTCCAGTGTTCGACG ATACATGGGCACAATTACAGGTATCAATGATCTTGACCCAGTCCGATGGCCAAACTCACATTGGCGGTCTGTTAAG GTTGGTTGGGATGAATCCACAGCTGGAGAAAAGCAGCCTAGAGTATCACTTTGGGAGATTGAACCTCTAACAACGTTTCCTATGTATCCATCTTCATTTCCTCTTCGGTTTAAGCGTCCATGGCCCACTGGACTAcccttcttccctg GAGGAAGAGATGATGATATCAATATAAATTCACCTCTGATGTGGCTTAGAGGAGATGTTGGAAGCCCTACATTTCAGTCACTGAATTTCCAGGGTATTGGTGTTTCACCTTGGATTCAACCTAGATTTGATACTTCATTTCTTGGTCTACAACCTGAGATCTACCAGGCCTTGGCTACTGGTGCCCTTCAAGACATGCAGACCTTGGATCATACAAAGCAGGTATCTCCAGCCATGATTCAATTCCAGCAACCTCAGAATACAACTAGCAGACCCAATTCCCTATTACAACCAAGTCAGATCCTACAGCATCTGCAACCTCAAACTCAGCAATCATATCTTCAAAGCATTCAAGGAAGTCAACTGCAAACTCAGACTCAATCTCAGCTTCTTCAGCATCCTTTTCAACAGGGCAATTCATTTGCTGAGCAACAAGAGCAGCAACAAGTTCCACAGCAACAGCATAATCAGAATCTGCAATTGCAGGCAACACATAGTCAACAAATTCAGCAATCAAAGGTTTTGTCTGGCTATCACCACCTTCCTAATTTAGCAGAAAATGTTCCTAAGCATAGCTCTAGTTCTCAATCACCATCAACCACACTGCCCATGGTTTCCCCATCTTCCAAGCTGAAGGATTTCCCTGTTTCTAATTGTAACTCTGTTTCTGCACCTGCTGCTTCTCCCTTGCATAATATTCTACACCAATTTACAAGAGAAGAAACATCGCAGCTTAGTTTGCCAAGGTATGCTCAAGTAGTTAATTCCAGTCCATGGTCATCAAAGAGAGTTGCAGTTGAATCTATACTCCCTTTAGGAGCTCAAAGTGTGCTCTCACAGACAGAACAATTAGGTGCAATGCAACCTACTGCATCCTTACAGTGTGTAACATTACCACCATTTCCAGGGAGAGAGTGCTCAATGAATGAAGTTGGTAACATGGACAACCAAAACCCGCACTTGCTTGGTGTCAGTGTCAACTCGTCGCTATTGGAACCTAATGGCATTTCAAGCCTCAGCAATGGTGAGAATGAGACTGATTCAATGAGCATGTCTTACTCTGCATGCAATTTATTGAGTTCCTCTGGAAATGATTTCGCTTTCAATCAAGCAATGGGCACTTCAAATGTCCTAGATCAATCTGGATTTTTGAGGACTACTGATAACATGGATCAAACAAATACTCAGAGTGGAACATTTGTTAAG GTTTCAAAATCAGGGTCATTTGGGAGGTCGTTGGATATTACCAGGTTTAGCAGCTACCATGAGTTGCGAAGTGAGCTTGGGCATCTGTTTGGCTTAGGTGGTCAATTGGAGGACCCTTCGAGATCAGGCTGGCAGCTTGTATATTTTGACAAGGAGAATGATATTCTTCTTGTTGGTGATGATCCTTGGCA GGAATTTGTTAACAATGTGTCATGCATAAAGATCCTTTCACCTGAAGAAGTGCAACACATGGGCAAACAAGGCGTAGATCTGGTGAATCCAGCTCGTGTAGATCTGGTGAATTCAGCTCCCATGACTAGGCATCAAAGCAACAACTGTGATGGCTATTTCAGTCGGCAGGATGCAAGAAACATCGGCGCCAGGATCACAACAGTGGGGGCCTTCAAATACTGA
- the LOC122026436 gene encoding nitrate regulatory gene2 protein-like yields the protein MGCAYSTVEVDEALWRCKERRRLMKQLMKCRADLADALIAYLRSLRDTGATLRQLIEVESMTSGIVPPVGFTLPPSPPLPPSLPPSPPPPPKFFRVGPKESTKAKFYVSDPSDMDDDDDDDEGFPLQPPPPPFSVSSGDFGDHMGSTASSGSSSPLRSGGAAAHASTVEDHWAEPKSEFEGEEEVVEEEEEDDLIQRKEALAVAMNRARGTPPSKELADDGLSIVSQLTKDADPTATAWRSKKTCTSIAKELDEYFLKAAASGKDVTVFLESSRSYLHHGDPKARKGKSFKCTEVVDMLSWSWSFRSSHSNRDTQDANNSSMPGTHCTTLEKILVEEQKLYDQVKDEENIKSQHKKILLFLDKLQGRDYDGSKTERTISDVEELQCRIISIKDSINETCMSISKLRDEKLFPQLVEFCGGLVKMWRTMYECHQVQNLVSQQANYFDNSLGTYPTTDSHRQAISQLVAEVTSWHSSFCNLFRYQREYMCVLRQWVRMTDCLPETNNLMGSSSSIHKFCDEVQGVLDQRPDKVAAEAINSFLLVLQPIIQQHSEEHSLQKRFERFQIRLEKEMISSQTLEKDNQQTRLEALKRRAEEEKVKYLHSAHTSRAMMLNNLQTRLPNVFQALMGVSSTYTQALDDITSRMGVVATLPQSVSPVH from the exons ATGGGCTGCGCCTACTCGacggtggaggtggacgaggcgCTGTGGCGATGCAAGGAGCGGCGGAGGCTGATGAAGCAGCTGATGAAATGCCGGGCCGATCTCGCCGATGCCCTCATCGCGTACCTGCGGTCCTTGAGGGACACTGGCGCCACCCTTCGGCAGCTCATCGAAGTGGAGTCGATGACCTCCGGCATCGTTCCTCCTGTTGGTTTCACATTGCCGCCTTCCCCTCCCCTGCCGCCGTCGCTGCCGCCTTCGCCGCCGCCCCCTCCCAAATTTTTCCGAGTTGGGCCGAAGGAATCGACGAAGGCGAAGTTCTATGTCTCGGATCCGAGCGATatggacgacgacgacgacgacgacgagggTTTCCCTCTTCAACCACCTCCGCCACCCTTCTCTGTTTCCTCCGGGGACTTCGGTGATCATATGGGTTCCACGGCTTCCTCGGGTTCGTCATCTCCACTGCGAAGTGGAGGAGCTGCTGCGCATGCGTCGACTGTAGAAGATCACTGGGCGGAACCCAAGTCGGAGTTTGAGGGGGAGGAGGAGGTcgttgaggaagaagaagaggacgaCTTGATCCAAAGGAAGGAGGCTTTGGCTGTGGCAATGAATAGGGCGAGGGGGACACCCCCATCTAAGGAATTGGCCGACGATGGCTTGTCCATCGTGAGCCAACTTACCAAGGACGCAGACCCCACAGCAACAGCGTGGAGGAGTAAGAAGACATGTACAAGCATCGCAAAGGAGCTCGACGAATACTTCCTGAAAGCTGCTGCTAGTGGGAAGGATGTCACTGTCTTTCTCGAGTCCAGTCGGAGCTACCTTCATCATGGGGACCCTAAAGCAAGGAAAG GGAAGAGTTTCAAGTGTACCGAAGTGGTAGATATGTTGTCTTGGAGCTGGTCTTTTAGATCTTCTCATTCTAACAGAGATACTCAAGATGCAAATAATTCATCTATGCCTGGCACCCATTGCACAACGCTGGAAAAGATTCTTGTTGAGGAGCAGAAACTCTACGATCAAGTGAAG GATGAGGAAAATATTAAATCCCAGCACAAGAAGATACTCCTCTTCTTGGATAAGTTGCAAGGTAGAGATTATGACGGGTCAAAAACTGAGAGAACTATATCTGATGTTGAGGAGCTGCAGTGCCGAATTATTTCTATAAAGGATTCGATAAATGAAACTTGTATGTCCATATCAAAACTCAGGGATGAAAAATTATTTCCTCAATTGGTTGAATTCTGTGGTGG TCTTGTAAAGATGTGGAGGACAATGTACGAATGCCACCAAGTGCAAAATCTTGTTTCTCAACAAGCAAATTATTTCGACAATAGTCTGGGTACCTATCCAACAACTGATTCTCATCGTCAGGCCATTTCTCAGCTTGTAGCCGAGGTGACTTCCTGGCATAGTTCATTCTGCAACCTTTTCCGCTATCAGCGTGAATATATGTGTGTTCTGAGGCAGTGGGTTAGAATGACTGACTGCCTTCCAGAAACCAATAACTTGATGGGTTCAAGCTCCAGTATCCATAAATTTTGTGATGAAGTGCAGGGAGTCCTTGATCAGCGACCAGATAAG GTGGCTGCTGAGGCAATTAACAGCTTTTTATTGGTCCTTCAGCCTATAATTCAGCAACATTCAGAAGAGCACAGCCTGCAGAAGAGATTCGAACGATTCCAAATCAGGTTGGAGAAAGAGATGATCTCATCTCAGACATTGGAGAAGGATAATCAGCAGACAAGACTAGAAGCTCTAAAGAGGAGAGCAGAGGAAGAAAAGGTCAAGTATCTACATTCCGCTCACACAAGCAGAGCCATGATGCTGAACAATCTGCAGACAAGACTCCCGAATGTATTCCAGGCTCTAATGGGGGTTTCAAGCACATACACGCAGGCTTTAGACGATATTACCAGTCGGATGGGAGTTGTAGCTACTTTGCCTCAAAGTGTTTCACCAGTACACTAA